From Acidovorax sp. 1608163:
GACTGGATGATGCGCGCCAGGGTGGTGTTGTTGGCAGCCGCCGTCACGGCGATTTCGAGGGTGCCGGTTTCATTGATGGTGCCCGCAAACACCAGGTCGCCCTGGGCCTTGTCCACCGGAATGCTCTCCCCTGTGACAGGGGCTTGGTTGACGGCGCTGGTGCCGCTGGTCACCGCCCCATCGAGCGGGATGCGTGCACCGGGCTTGACGCGCACGGTGGCTGCCACGGGCACGTCGGCGGCGGGCTGCAAAGCCCAGCTGCCGTCGCTTTGGCGCACTTCGGCGGTGTCTGGGGTCAGGGCCAGCAGGCTCTTGATGGCGTTGCGGGCGCGGTCCACCGCTCGGCCCTCAATCAATTCAGCGATGGCATACAAGGCCATCACCATGGCAGCCTCGGGCCACTGGCCAATGAGGAAGGCGCCGGTGACGGCTACGGTCATCAGGGCGTTGATGTTCAGGCGCGCCTGCATCAACGCGGCCAGGCCCTTGCGGTAGGTGGAGAAACCCGCCAGCCCGATGGCGCCAGCCGCCAGTGCCATGCCCAGGCCTTTGAACACGGTGGTGTCGGGGGAGAAGAATGACAGGGCCTCTGCCGCAATCGCCAAGCCCAGCGCCAGCGCCATGCGCCACAGGCCTTCGGTGGCGCCATGGGGCTGCGCCCCTGCATCGTCTGTGCCAATGGGCTGCGGGTCAAAGCCCGCCTTGCGGATAGCTGCCACCGCGGCCGGGATGGCATCGGCCGGTGCGTCAATCGTCAAAGTGCGCGCACCCAGCTGAAACCCCAAGCCGCGTATGCCGGGGATGGAGGCCAGCGCGCGCCGGATTTCGCTTTCTTCGGCAGCGCAGTCCATGGCGGCGATGCGAAACACCGTGCCTTGGGTGGCTTGCACAGCCGGTGGTGCGTTGCCTGGCTGGGTGGGGGTGCAGTGGTGGTCGCCGCAGCAGCTGTGTGCAGTGGCGTGGGTGTGGAGGGCTTCGGTGGACTTCATGGTGTGACGGCGTTGTATGCAGTCTATTGGAAACCTTGAAGTGACTTCAATGTCAAGCAGGGGCGAGGTTTCTTCTTTTCGTTTGGCGTGCCAGCCCCTGAAAATGAGGTGATTTATGGGTGTTTTGAGGCTCTGGCGCTTATGAATAAAGCGCTAACAGCTATTGATTTGATAGTGACTTGGACGCAACCCGGGTAACCCCAAAGCCACGGTGCCGTGGCCTGATCGCTAGGATGTGCGGCTGCACAGTTTTGGTGCAAATCTGCCAGCCCTAGACGGGCCAAACACGGGTCATAGACGGCCCACGCCACGGACCCTTTCACGTGCCCAAAAGAATAAGCGCCTGGTTTCACTCCAGGGTGCTCAGCAACACCCTGTCCCTATCGCGCAGCGAACGCTGGAAAGCCAGCCTGGGGGCACTGCTGTGTCTGGCAGCCTGTGGGCTGCTGCTGCGCAGCCTGCCGCTGGATGCCCATTGGCTGCTGGCCCCCGTGGGGGCCAGTGTGGTGATCTTGTTTGTGCAGTTTCACAGCCCGGTGGCGCAGCCCTGGCCTTTGCTGGGCAGCTACCTGGTGGCCACGCTGGTGGGGCTGGCCTGCTCGCACTGGGTGGCGCAGCCCGCGTGGGCCGCGGCCCTGGCGGTAGCGCTGTGCATCTGGCTCATGGCCCGGCTCAATTGCGTGCACCCGCCGGGGGGCGCGCTGGCCTTGTTACTGGTGCTCAACGGGCCTTACACCCCCGCGCAAATGCTGGCCGTGGGCGAGCTGATTGGCATCAACGCTGTGGCCTTGCTGGTGGCCACCTTGCTGATCAACCGATGGGTTTTGCGCCGCCGCTACCCGCACAGCAGCACACCGCCTGGCCTGGGCCACCGCACGCAAGACCGGGCGCCCATAGAGCGCATGGGGCTGACCCATACTGACCTGGAGAGCGCCGTCAAAACGCTCAACACCTTTGTGGACGTGCAGGAAGATGAGCTGGTCGAGATTTACAACCTGGCCGTTGACCATGCGTTTGGGCGCCATGTGGGGCTGACCTGCGCGGACATCATGTCGCGCGATGTCATCACCGCCCACTTTGACACCGACCTGGCCGTGGCTTGGCAGCTGCTGCGCAAGCACAAGATCAAGTCGTTGCCGGTGATCGACCGGTTTGACCGCCTGATCGGCATCGTGACGGTGGCAGACTTTCTGCGCCAGATCGATGCCCAGGCCACGCCTAAAGACCTGGCAACGCTGGTGCAGGCGCTGCTCAAGCGCACCTCGGGGCCTTATGCCGACAAGCCCGAGGTGGTGGGCCAGATCATGAGCCCGGAGGTTTTTACCGCCACACCACAAACACCGCTGTCTGAGCTGATCCGCCAGATCTCGCAGCGCGCCCTGCCCCATGTGCCGGTGATTGACGCGCGGCGCAAGGTGGTGGGCATGGTCACGCAGTCTGACCTGCTGGTGGCGCTGTACAAGAGCATTGCACTGGACCAGGCCAGCCAGTCGGCCAAGGCTTGAGCGCCTGGGGGCTGCGGTGCGGCCCCGCCCACACCGCCCACACCACATTGCATCGCTTTATGCGTGGGCGGATTGCTGCCGCCTGCGCAGCAGCGTGCGCGCCACCCAAAACACCATGCTGCCCCCAAAGGCTCCAAACACCAGGGCCAGCCCCAACTGCAAGGCCAGCAGCCCGGGGCGCAGGCTGCGGTCCACGACCGATTCGGCGGGCTGTGCAGGGTTGACCCACACTGGCACCGGCTCGCCCGTGCGTTCAGCGCTCTGCAATCTGTGCCCCAGTCGCTCTTGAAAGCTGCCAATGTTGTCTGCGCGCGTGGTGATGGAGGCGCGGTCTCCGGTGTATTCCACCCCGGCCACCTGATAGCGGTAGTGGGTAGATACGCGGTAGGTGGTGCCGCCTTTGCTGGGCTTGTGGCTTTGGAGCGTGGCCGAATCCACTTGGGCCGGTACGCTGTGCCACGTTTGCATGCGCGCCCAGTCGTACACCATGGGCGCGGTCATGAAGAGCAGGATGCCCAGGCCTGCGGCGGCAAACGGCACAGCCAGCACGGCCAGCATGACCAGCCCAAGCAGCGTTTGCTTTTTGTCGGCAGCAGTGGCGCGTTTTTTCATCAAAGGGGCTTTCGGTGGCTGGCGGGGCCTTGGCGTTCTGCGCTCTGCCCAGGGTCGGCGTCTGCGGCCTTGCGCGCCAGGCGCAGGCTGCTCCAACTGAGCAGCAGCACCCACCAAAAGCCCAATCCCACGCCCGTGAAGCCGAGCCCAATCACCGCACTCAGCGCTAGCGATTCAAGGCTCAGACTGCGGTCTGCGACCGACTCGGAGGGCTGTGCAGGATTGACCCACACCTGCACCGGGGTGCCCGAGCGTTGGGCGGCCTCCAGCCCATCGCCCAGCTGTTTTTGGAACACCGTGTCCGAACCACTGTGAAATGAAGCCCGGTGCCCCTGGTATGCCTTGCCCTCTACTTCGTAGCGGTAACTCACCTCTACACGGTAGCCTCCACGGCCTTTGGGGTAAGGCTCCCACAGGGTGGCGGCTGATTCCACGACTGCCGGTGTGGCCCGCCATGACTGGGCGCGGGCCCAGTCCACCACGGTGGCCCCTGTGCCAAACAGCAGCATGCTCAGCCCGATCACGACAAAGGGCAGGATGAACAATGCCGCCAGGCTGAGCGTGAGCGGCGATGCCCCAGGCCCCGGGCGCCATGGGCTTGCGCGGGCGGAGGACGGAGGGGCGGACGGTGTGGATGAACGAGGCATCGAGGTGGTATGGACGCTGGGCTGCTTTCAGACCGATCGTGCGGGCAGCCCGGTGGCTTTGGCCAGCGCCTGCAGCATCTGGTCGGCCACCGCCCTGCCCCGCAGGCTGTCGGCCACGGTGATGGTCTTGCCGTTCTTCAGCGCCACCCGAATCCGAAACCACACCGTGTGCCGCGTGCCGGTTTGCGAGGTGTAGCTCTGCACCAGTTGCAGCCCCCGTAAATCGCTGCGGGGCACCTGGTGCCAGGCAAAAATGAAGCCCAGCAAGCGCCGCTCGGTGCGCAGGCCCTGGGGGCTGAACTGCACCTTCAGGCTGTTGCTCAGCGCAAAAAAGGCCCACGCGGCAAAACCCCCGCCCAGGCCGCCAAACACCAGGGGAAATATCAGCGGGGCCCCCATGCGGCCTGCAAACACGCCAAAGCTGCCAAAGCTCAAACCAAACACCAGCCACGCCAGGTGTTGCTGCCAGGTTCGGCCATAGGGCAAATACAGTTCCACCCCGCCGGGCGTGTGCTGCAGGTGGGCCACCTCGTCCAGCTGCGCCTTGCGCGACTGGACCGCCGCAGGGTGCTGGGCTGCGTCCAACACCAGATGTTGCGATGCCTCGCCCGTGGCGTAGACGGGCACATCAAAGTGCCGCTCAAACGCCAGCGGTGGGTCGCTGCGGCTTTCCAGGGTCAGGCACCAGGCATGGTGGTCGCCCTCCGTGGGCTCGGATTCAGGCAAGCCTTTGGGCACATCCAGCCGAAAGCTCAGCCGGATGCCATCGCCCTGCGGCTGCACTTGGGCCATGCCATCGCCCTGCCACAGCACGCTCTCGCGGGCCTCAGTGTCGCCGCCGGTGGTGCGGCGGGTGCTGTGGTGCAGGCACGCCAGCGTGGCCACAAACTGCAGCCCTGGCCGGTAGGCAACAGGCAGCACCGTGCTGGCGCCAAAGTGGCCGCCAATGCTGCCAGGGAAAGGGTCCAGCTGCAGCGCCACATCGCCAAAGCGGCGTGCGTCCCGCGTGGTGCGCACCGCCCCCACAAGCAAGCCCACGGCCACCAGCAGCATGACCCCGATGATCCCGGCCACCAGTGTCTCGCCCCGTGCCAGAGCCCGTGGAATCTGCACATAGGCCAGGGGCGTGGCCAGCAGGCTCCAGGCCACGGCGAAGCCCCACAGGATGATGACTTCCCACCGCTTGTGCGAGCGGATGCGGTTGGTGGCCCATGCTTTGCGCTCAAGCCACGGCTGGGCGCTGCGCGCCCGGGGTTGGGTTGGGGATGTCATGGGATGGCCACGCCTGGGGCGCCTGCAGCGGCGGCTGCGGCGGCCCATGCCGCACAAGGCAAAGCTCTGGGCACCATGCCCGCTCTCTCACATGTCCACCGTGGTGAATGCATGCCCATCCCCTCGCAAATGTTGTGGTGCACGGTGTGGGCGCCTGATTTAGAACCGGTTCCAAGACCCAAACCCCTGCACTCTTTGTGGTGTGGAATCAGTCTAACTTCCCGTCGGCAATTCAAGTCAAAATGGCACATGGCGCTTACGGAATAAGCGCCAAAAGCTATCAAATAAATAGCACAAACACCCTGTCAATCCTGCCCGCCAGCCCCATGACCACCTCCACCCAGGCTCCTACGCCCCGCTACTGGCTCATGAAGTCCGAGCCCGAAGAGTGCTCCATTGACGACGCCTTGGCCGCCCCTGGCGCCACCGTGCCCTGGACGGGCGTGCGCAACTACCAGGCGCGCAACTTCATGCGCGATGGCATGCAAGTGGGCGACGGCGTGCTGTTCTACCACTCCAGTTGCCCCGAGCCCGGCATTGCAGGCCTGGCCCGTGTGGCCAGCGGCACCCGGGCCGACCCGACGCAGT
This genomic window contains:
- a CDS encoding EVE domain-containing protein, with protein sequence MTTSTQAPTPRYWLMKSEPEECSIDDALAAPGATVPWTGVRNYQARNFMRDGMQVGDGVLFYHSSCPEPGIAGLARVASGTRADPTQFDPTSPYFDPKSPADAPRWLLLDVQALRKTRLVSLAELRSTPALASMRVLQKGSRLSITPVEPGEWAAVAQLLAR
- a CDS encoding HPP family protein → MPKRISAWFHSRVLSNTLSLSRSERWKASLGALLCLAACGLLLRSLPLDAHWLLAPVGASVVILFVQFHSPVAQPWPLLGSYLVATLVGLACSHWVAQPAWAAALAVALCIWLMARLNCVHPPGGALALLLVLNGPYTPAQMLAVGELIGINAVALLVATLLINRWVLRRRYPHSSTPPGLGHRTQDRAPIERMGLTHTDLESAVKTLNTFVDVQEDELVEIYNLAVDHAFGRHVGLTCADIMSRDVITAHFDTDLAVAWQLLRKHKIKSLPVIDRFDRLIGIVTVADFLRQIDAQATPKDLATLVQALLKRTSGPYADKPEVVGQIMSPEVFTATPQTPLSELIRQISQRALPHVPVIDARRKVVGMVTQSDLLVALYKSIALDQASQSAKA
- a CDS encoding DUF3592 domain-containing protein produces the protein MKKRATAADKKQTLLGLVMLAVLAVPFAAAGLGILLFMTAPMVYDWARMQTWHSVPAQVDSATLQSHKPSKGGTTYRVSTHYRYQVAGVEYTGDRASITTRADNIGSFQERLGHRLQSAERTGEPVPVWVNPAQPAESVVDRSLRPGLLALQLGLALVFGAFGGSMVFWVARTLLRRRQQSAHA
- a CDS encoding DUF3592 domain-containing protein, whose product is MPRSSTPSAPPSSARASPWRPGPGASPLTLSLAALFILPFVVIGLSMLLFGTGATVVDWARAQSWRATPAVVESAATLWEPYPKGRGGYRVEVSYRYEVEGKAYQGHRASFHSGSDTVFQKQLGDGLEAAQRSGTPVQVWVNPAQPSESVADRSLSLESLALSAVIGLGFTGVGLGFWWVLLLSWSSLRLARKAADADPGQSAERQGPASHRKPL